In a single window of the Streptomyces sp. HUAS ZL42 genome:
- a CDS encoding diguanylate cyclase, which yields MFGPRLRLPSRRDAVAWAYAAAGIAAIVVYLLISSTARYVLPVLVQASVVLAIVVGVIRNRPRSVLPWCLFAAAMAPYAAADMIWGLYQMHGTEVPFPGLADMLYLGTYVLFAAGLLTLARQQAGRLHWVGLLDAGIVTLGFATLAWAFIIAPFLRSELSAWPLAVSIAYPVTDMVLLSVTARLMLTTGTRTPSLVLCIGWLLVLLAADGLYYGTMATTGTAIAEDVSEVGWMLSSVLLGLAALHSSVARPSRLAYEQERLSRGRQSILIGLILMGPLIVVADVGGIRAQPVNVTVIVAMMAGLSLLLVLRVVFLAQYAQVRAAEARTRAQALAASLREQAELQKQLSHQATHDPLTGLANRALLNDRLESALVRCSAESSAGLVILDLDGFKEVNDTLGHPAGDELLVDVAQRLMGRVREQDLVARLGGDEFALLVEGVDARTLHHYVTRILDSFQDPFVLAHGHSADVTTSVGVRRVTRPTTPAEALRDADTALYRAKTAGKNQAVFFESPRHSSATAPQGADRTRHR from the coding sequence GTGTTCGGCCCTCGACTCCGCTTGCCCTCCCGCCGTGACGCGGTCGCCTGGGCGTACGCGGCGGCGGGGATCGCGGCGATCGTCGTCTATCTGTTGATCTCCTCCACGGCGCGGTACGTGCTGCCCGTGCTGGTGCAGGCGTCGGTCGTCCTCGCGATCGTGGTGGGAGTGATCAGGAACAGACCGCGCTCGGTCCTTCCGTGGTGCCTGTTCGCGGCGGCCATGGCACCGTACGCGGCGGCGGACATGATCTGGGGGCTCTACCAGATGCACGGCACGGAGGTGCCCTTCCCGGGTCTGGCGGACATGCTCTACCTGGGCACCTACGTGTTGTTCGCCGCGGGCCTGTTGACGCTGGCCCGGCAGCAGGCGGGCCGGCTGCACTGGGTGGGGCTGCTGGACGCGGGAATCGTCACCCTGGGGTTCGCCACTTTGGCCTGGGCGTTCATCATCGCCCCCTTCCTGCGCAGCGAGCTGTCCGCGTGGCCGCTCGCGGTGTCGATCGCCTATCCGGTCACCGACATGGTGCTGTTGTCGGTGACCGCGCGGCTGATGCTGACCACCGGCACACGCACGCCGTCGCTCGTTCTGTGCATCGGCTGGCTGCTGGTCCTGCTCGCTGCCGACGGCCTCTACTACGGAACGATGGCGACGACGGGCACCGCGATCGCGGAGGACGTTTCCGAAGTGGGCTGGATGCTCTCGTCCGTCCTGCTGGGGCTGGCGGCGCTGCACTCCTCCGTCGCCCGGCCGTCGCGGTTGGCGTACGAGCAGGAGAGGCTGTCCCGCGGGCGGCAGTCGATCCTCATCGGGCTCATTCTGATGGGGCCGCTGATCGTGGTGGCCGATGTCGGTGGCATCCGGGCCCAGCCCGTGAACGTCACGGTGATCGTCGCCATGATGGCCGGCCTGTCGCTGCTGCTGGTGCTGCGCGTCGTGTTCCTGGCCCAGTACGCCCAGGTCAGGGCCGCCGAAGCGCGAACGCGGGCCCAGGCGCTGGCCGCGTCCCTGCGCGAGCAGGCGGAGCTCCAGAAACAGCTGAGCCATCAGGCGACCCATGACCCCTTGACGGGGCTGGCCAACCGGGCACTGCTGAACGACCGCCTGGAGTCCGCTCTCGTACGGTGCTCGGCCGAGTCCTCCGCCGGACTGGTGATCCTCGATCTCGACGGCTTCAAGGAGGTCAACGACACGCTGGGGCATCCCGCCGGCGACGAACTCCTGGTCGACGTCGCGCAGCGGCTGATGGGCAGGGTCCGCGAGCAGGACCTGGTGGCCAGGCTCGGCGGGGACGAGTTCGCGCTCCTCGTGGAGGGCGTGGACGCGAGGACACTGCACCATTACGTCACGCGGATCCTCGACTCCTTCCAGGACCCGTTCGTCCTCGCCCACGGCCACTCGGCCGACGTGACGACGAGCGTCGGGGTGCGGCGCGTCACCCGGCCGACCACCCCCGCGGAAGCGCTGCGGGACGCCGACACCGCCCTGTACAGGGCGAAGACGGCGGGCAAGAACCAGGCGGTCTTCTTCGAATCCCCGCGGCACTCGTCCGCCACGGCGCCCCAGGGCGCCGACCGGACCCGACACCGGTGA
- a CDS encoding response regulator produces MEPTDPPRQYAADDEERFRLLSKNSPDMVFRRTIGGVFQEVSAAGATLLGKPAEDIVGTSVESWVHPGDVEEFEWAERDLLRDGRVVVCLRMRHADGHSIWIEATSWVVRDAAGEPLEVRGFVREAEGQRRREEALRLLQDQARSVIETARDAFVSIDEDGLVIDWNQSAEKLFGFTHREAMGRPLTDTIIPERYRAAHSAGLQRVLAGGKARVLGRRIEFEALHRDGHEIPVELEVWRLKSAKARCFNAFIRDITERKQAQTALAEARDQAIAASQAKSQFVASMSHEIRTPMNGVIGLSNLLLGTTLDAEQRRYAEGIQAAGSALLSLINDILDFSKLEAGKLELDEITFSPRTLVEEVVALVAQTAQAQGLELIGDCDPDLPAVVLGDAARLRQILLNLASNAVKFTESGEVVLRALPAPDRASAASGPWLRFEVADTGIGIAEADQERMFDAFSQADASTTRRYGGTGLGLAICRRLSEAMGGSIGVTSRLGQGSTFFITVPLRTPDAPEQPLPPPDALDGLRVLVVDDNDTNRLILETLLRRWNMQPTMVAGGPEALVALHEAAAAGRAFDLALLDMHMPEMDGLELARRITTDRTIGRLRLVMLSSGAPLSAAELQAAGIARSVPKPVQQSLLMDTLVELTAGTTPVATTAPAAPAPTASPPAHLGHLLLVEDNEINRMVAQGLLTRLGYSADTATDGLEALRMTQEHDYEAVLMDCQMPRMDGYSATRELRRRERDSGRHLPVIAMTAGAMAEDRDRCLAAGMDDYVCKPVTEEELEQALARWVHPGHAEADEELRASLGARLNELRGNGTPAENELVDRLIDHFLVRAPEMTNALFHALDRHDTREIAEQAHSLKGAAGNLGAHSLAACCGDLEEHARAGDPAPLTRTAPQLQKELDRTCRALEALRFRLPDHGAG; encoded by the coding sequence ATGGAGCCCACGGACCCGCCGAGACAGTACGCGGCCGACGACGAGGAGCGCTTTCGGCTGCTGTCGAAGAACTCCCCGGACATGGTCTTCCGGCGGACGATCGGGGGCGTATTCCAGGAGGTCTCCGCGGCGGGGGCGACGCTGCTGGGCAAACCGGCCGAGGACATCGTCGGGACGTCGGTGGAGTCCTGGGTGCACCCGGGCGACGTGGAGGAGTTCGAGTGGGCGGAGCGGGATCTGCTCCGCGACGGCCGGGTGGTGGTGTGTCTGCGCATGCGGCACGCCGACGGGCACTCGATATGGATCGAGGCGACGTCCTGGGTGGTACGGGACGCCGCGGGCGAGCCGCTGGAGGTGCGGGGGTTCGTCCGGGAGGCGGAGGGCCAGCGGCGCAGGGAGGAGGCGCTGCGGCTGCTGCAGGACCAGGCGCGTTCGGTCATCGAGACCGCCCGGGACGCCTTCGTCTCCATCGACGAGGACGGCCTGGTCATCGACTGGAACCAGAGCGCCGAGAAGCTGTTCGGGTTCACCCATCGCGAGGCGATGGGCCGGCCGCTGACGGACACGATCATCCCCGAGCGGTACCGCGCCGCGCACAGCGCAGGTCTGCAGCGGGTTCTGGCCGGCGGAAAGGCCCGTGTGCTGGGCCGCCGGATCGAATTCGAGGCACTGCACCGCGACGGCCACGAGATTCCGGTCGAACTCGAGGTGTGGCGGCTGAAGTCGGCGAAGGCGCGCTGCTTCAACGCCTTCATCCGTGACATCACCGAGCGCAAGCAGGCCCAGACCGCGCTCGCCGAGGCCCGCGACCAGGCGATCGCCGCGTCCCAGGCGAAGTCGCAGTTCGTCGCCTCCATGAGCCACGAGATCCGTACCCCCATGAACGGGGTCATCGGGCTGAGCAACCTGCTGCTGGGCACCACGCTGGATGCCGAGCAGCGCCGCTACGCCGAGGGCATCCAGGCCGCCGGCTCGGCACTGCTGTCGCTGATCAACGACATCCTGGACTTCTCCAAGCTGGAGGCGGGCAAGCTCGAACTGGACGAGATCACCTTCTCTCCCCGGACGCTGGTGGAGGAGGTCGTCGCGCTGGTCGCGCAGACCGCCCAGGCCCAGGGTCTCGAGCTGATCGGCGACTGCGATCCCGACCTGCCCGCGGTGGTGCTCGGCGACGCCGCACGGCTGCGGCAGATCCTGCTCAACCTCGCGTCCAACGCGGTGAAGTTCACCGAGTCCGGCGAGGTGGTCCTCCGTGCCCTCCCCGCTCCCGACCGGGCCTCCGCGGCGAGCGGACCGTGGCTGCGCTTCGAGGTGGCCGACACCGGCATCGGCATCGCCGAGGCGGACCAGGAGCGGATGTTCGACGCCTTCTCCCAGGCGGACGCCTCCACCACCCGCCGCTACGGAGGCACCGGCCTGGGGCTGGCCATCTGCCGCAGGCTCAGCGAGGCCATGGGCGGCTCCATCGGCGTCACCAGCCGGCTGGGCCAGGGCAGCACCTTCTTCATCACCGTGCCCCTGCGCACCCCGGACGCCCCCGAACAGCCACTGCCACCGCCCGACGCCCTGGACGGGCTGCGGGTCCTGGTGGTCGACGACAACGACACCAACCGGCTGATCCTCGAGACGCTGCTGCGCAGATGGAACATGCAGCCCACGATGGTCGCCGGTGGCCCCGAGGCCCTGGTCGCCCTGCACGAGGCCGCGGCCGCGGGCCGCGCCTTCGATCTGGCTCTTCTGGACATGCACATGCCCGAGATGGACGGCCTGGAGCTCGCGCGCCGGATCACCACCGACCGGACCATCGGCCGACTGCGGCTGGTCATGCTCAGCTCCGGTGCCCCGCTGTCCGCCGCCGAACTGCAGGCGGCCGGCATCGCGCGCAGCGTGCCCAAGCCCGTCCAGCAGTCCCTGCTCATGGACACCCTGGTCGAACTCACCGCCGGGACGACGCCGGTGGCCACCACGGCGCCGGCCGCACCGGCCCCCACCGCCTCCCCGCCCGCCCACCTCGGCCATCTCCTGCTGGTCGAGGACAACGAGATCAACCGGATGGTCGCCCAGGGCCTGCTCACCCGGCTCGGCTACAGCGCGGACACCGCCACCGACGGTCTCGAGGCCCTGCGCATGACCCAGGAGCACGACTACGAGGCCGTGCTGATGGACTGCCAGATGCCCAGGATGGACGGCTACAGCGCCACCCGGGAACTGCGCCGCCGGGAACGGGACAGCGGCCGCCACCTGCCGGTGATCGCCATGACCGCCGGCGCCATGGCCGAGGACCGGGACCGGTGCCTGGCCGCGGGCATGGACGACTACGTCTGCAAGCCCGTCACCGAGGAAGAGCTGGAACAGGCCCTCGCCCGCTGGGTCCACCCCGGCCACGCCGAGGCGGACGAGGAGCTTCGCGCCTCCCTCGGGGCCCGGCTGAACGAACTGCGCGGCAACGGCACCCCGGCGGAGAACGAACTGGTGGACAGGCTGATCGACCACTTCCTCGTCCGGGCCCCCGAGATGACCAACGCGCTCTTCCACGCGCTGGACCGCCACGACACCCGGGAGATCGCCGAGCAGGCACACAGCCTCAAGGGCGCTGCCGGCAACCTGGGCGCCCACAGCCTCGCCGCCTGCTGCGGGGACCTGGAAGAGCACGCCAGGGCCGGAGACCCGGCCCCGCTGACCCGGACCGCCCCGCAGCTCCAGAAGGAACTCGACCGCACCTGCCGTGCCCTCGAGGCGCTCCGCTTCCGGCTGCCCGACCACGGAGCCGGATGA